The Gossypium hirsutum isolate 1008001.06 chromosome D07, Gossypium_hirsutum_v2.1, whole genome shotgun sequence genome includes the window TTGTATTTGATTGTGGAGCATATGCACAGTAATCCCAGAATTTGTAATTGATAACTCAAGGAATAGATATGATTCTGCATTTACCTGTTACAAAATGGTTAAGTTGATGTTTATCGATGCTTAATTCAGGCTAGCAAGCAGGTTGAGGACGCTCCCAAGAAGATAATCAGAGTTCAAAAGCGATGTTGGAGATCCATACCACATTTGTCGAAGCCAGGAGAAACAACTTCGAACTTGATGAAACCAAACAGAAAATCCCCACAGCCTGAAATAGTGGATGGTAACAACATGCTATTGTATTCTCCCTAACTCATTCCTTAAATATAAATAGGTTTGTGCAAGCAAGGTAAACCGAATAGCTTGTATAGGCAACTCTAGTTTGCAAATCCAATGAAAATAGTTGATGATAAGTGAGATATCAAACGAAAAGCTTTTGATATGATAACAAAAAGAAGTAATTCAGATTGAGCTAATGACCACATGATAGTCTTAAGATGTGGAAGATAGATGGTAGGAAATCATTTTCACTCGCTCTCTTCTGAATCATCACCACTACTGTCTTGTGAATCAATTTTCAAAGCCTTCACAGCATTGCTTGCTTTAAAATGTTCAACAGCCTTGTCAAAAGTGCACCTCACATGCCTACACATCAACATCAGATTTTGACATTCATCTTTCAATACCTCTCTTGCTGGATCACCTGTAAATTTTCACATAGAACAACTAAAGGAACTTGAACCCAACCAAAGTACTTGAAAAAGAGTGTTATATTGAGTTTACCAGTGGTTTGAACTCTAATATTAACTCGAGCCTCTGAAGGATGAGGAATACTATAGCCACAGAATGTAACCCTTGGGCTGCACAACATAAAAAGGATAGCTTCCACTTTCAATACAATCACTTAAAACAAAGAAAACCCAGCATGAATCAAAGCCAAAAACAGAGGTGAATGAACTGACTCTTGATTCAAAGTGAATCTAACAGCGTTAGCTATGGTATAATCCTCATCAGTTAAAGAAAAAGTGGCAGCACTATTATCAGTGAAAGACCCGTGTTCCATTGTTTCCTTTAATCCAATTTCTAAATCTCCAAACCAAGAAACAAAACTattaaaaggatgaaattgaatcCAATAATCATTgggaaaacatatttttaaataaaaaataaggttGTATCTTCCTTACCGGTTCCAATGGGCAGGACACAGTTTCACCGATGGAGAGGAACGGAAAACGTGAGAAAGAGGCTCCTTTCTGATCGGTGTTCGAAGTCCAGTTGTGACGCCAAAGAGAGGTAAGACAGAAAGGTAGAAGCGTGAATCGGTGGAGATAGAAAGGTAAGACAGAAAGGTGATGAGAGTGGAGAAGAAAGGTAGAAGGAAGAAACAGAAGACAGTGGATTTTGGGCAAGACAAAAGCGTGAATCAGGAGGGCAAAACAGGGACCAAAACTCAATCCGGACCTAAACTGAGCACAAGGAAGGGATTGGAAATCGGTGGAATTTGGGGATTAGATCAGTAATTTAATAGACCCGTATTAGGctaatacacccaaccaaacaatgTATTGAATGGGGCCCACAATTAGGGGTGtaatggctatgccaatacacccaaccaaacatggtgtta containing:
- the LOC107956201 gene encoding DNA-directed RNA polymerases I and III subunit RPAC2, producing the protein MEHGSFTDNSAATFSLTDEDYTIANAVRFTLNQDPRVTFCGYSIPHPSEARVNIRVQTTGDPAREVLKDECQNLMLMCRHVRCTFDKAVEHFKASNAVKALKIDSQDSSGDDSEESEYWTVSYRFAPDINRWQAEAVVAIQEVW